A section of the Prochlorococcus marinus XMU1402 genome encodes:
- the msrA gene encoding peptide-methionine (S)-S-oxide reductase MsrA yields the protein MFEFLKKIMNNEKLILINDGNLFHRILKSDIRKDPNSQEDEIIFGCGCFWGAEKCFWKLPGVVTTSVGYAGGSKSNPTYYEVCSGLTGHAEVVRVIWDKSKIDISDLLKMFWECHNPTQKDRQGNDIGSQYRSAIYYKNENNKKIILASKEQYQKELNKKNLGFIETEIKKINNYFYAEDYHQQYLASEGSRQYCSASPTKVKLGIFTGSNFKLKDYVWENFNWEVEKCVLRSDNKPVKE from the coding sequence ATGTTTGAATTTCTAAAAAAAATTATGAATAATGAAAAGCTCATTTTAATTAATGATGGTAATTTATTCCATAGAATATTAAAGTCAGATATTAGAAAAGATCCTAATTCACAAGAAGATGAAATAATATTCGGGTGTGGTTGTTTTTGGGGAGCTGAAAAATGTTTTTGGAAACTTCCAGGAGTTGTAACAACCTCAGTTGGGTATGCTGGTGGTAGTAAAAGTAACCCAACTTATTATGAAGTATGTTCAGGTTTAACTGGTCATGCAGAAGTTGTTAGAGTTATTTGGGATAAAAGTAAAATAGATATAAGTGATCTACTAAAAATGTTTTGGGAATGTCATAACCCTACACAAAAAGATAGACAAGGTAATGATATTGGTTCGCAGTATAGGTCAGCGATATATTATAAAAATGAAAATAATAAGAAAATTATATTAGCTAGTAAAGAGCAATATCAAAAAGAATTAAATAAAAAAAACCTTGGTTTTATTGAAACAGAAATAAAAAAAATTAATAATTATTTTTATGCTGAAGATTACCATCAACAATATCTTGCATCAGAAGGAAGCAGGCAGTATTGCTCTGCTTCACCTACAAAAGTTAAGTTGGGAATTTTTACTGGAAGTAACTTTAAATTAAAAGATTATGTATGGGAAAACTTTAATTGGGAGGTAGAAAAGTGTGTATTGAGATCTGATAACAAACCTGTTAAAGAATAA
- a CDS encoding kinase, which translates to MKDLDINFPLNKFEKLICDIGWESLTDWFNYWNNQKNIFSIDQYWSNKVNDDWIWGLALPLLSQAYKFQNNFSDRKIIGISALPGTGKTTLGKWLEAISLKLNFKIAVISIDDFYLPSDEMKLAIKNNPWNVSRGFPGSHSVKLMQEKLFNWKLNGELNVPVFDKSLRNGLGDRSHWRSDNPDLLIIEGWFLGIKPFASDINYQHINSAMFSPHESSYRYIIQENLYKYLDVWNLIDNIWHLKPLEFEYMNIWKTNQEKEMLLQKGNALQEEKLSNFLRMLNISLPHESFDDINSYALLLIDKGRNLVEVGLNL; encoded by the coding sequence GTGAAAGACTTAGATATTAATTTCCCTCTTAATAAATTTGAAAAATTAATTTGTGATATTGGTTGGGAATCACTGACCGATTGGTTTAATTATTGGAATAATCAAAAAAATATTTTTTCAATTGATCAATATTGGAGTAATAAAGTAAATGATGATTGGATTTGGGGTTTGGCTTTACCTCTTTTATCTCAGGCTTATAAATTTCAAAATAATTTTTCTGATCGAAAAATAATTGGGATCTCAGCTCTACCTGGAACAGGCAAAACAACTTTGGGTAAATGGCTTGAAGCAATATCTTTAAAATTAAATTTTAAAATTGCTGTTATTTCAATTGATGATTTTTATTTACCATCTGATGAAATGAAATTGGCAATTAAGAATAATCCCTGGAATGTGTCAAGAGGTTTTCCTGGTAGCCATTCAGTAAAATTAATGCAAGAGAAACTATTTAATTGGAAATTAAATGGAGAATTGAATGTTCCTGTATTCGATAAATCATTAAGAAATGGCTTGGGCGATAGATCCCATTGGAGATCAGATAATCCTGATCTATTAATTATTGAAGGGTGGTTTTTGGGAATAAAGCCTTTTGCCAGCGATATTAATTATCAGCATATAAATTCAGCAATGTTTAGTCCTCATGAATCTTCTTATAGATATATTATTCAAGAAAACTTATATAAATATTTAGATGTTTGGAATTTGATAGATAATATTTGGCACTTAAAGCCACTGGAGTTTGAATACATGAATATTTGGAAGACAAATCAAGAAAAAGAAATGCTTCTACAGAAAGGAAATGCCCTTCAAGAAGAAAAATTATCTAATTTCTTGAGGATGCTTAACATTTCTCTTCCTCATGAAAGTTTCGATGATATTAATTCCTATGCGTTGTTATTAATTGATAAAGGGAGAAATTTAGTTGAGGTGGGATTAAATTTATAA
- a CDS encoding undecaprenyl-diphosphate phosphatase → MEYLEFILYGIIQGLTEFIPVSSTAHLKVISFLLGLNDPGPSLSAIIQLGSVFALIWYFRNDILKLKSQTSKNISDYFINVSLFRSIFFSTIPIVVLGGSIKLFFPYFFDKVFRSNLSIALVSLFMAMFMYKADISKKGSISLNNHKYSDSFLIGCSQAFAIIPGFSRSGVTISTALISGWKRGDAAKFSFLLGIPSISLAAIVEFISSFNQLSSFTFIPLIFGLFSTFFSSLFAIDFLLKYLSSNGLKIFIIYRVVFAVVILLNL, encoded by the coding sequence TTGGAATATTTAGAATTTATTTTATATGGCATTATTCAAGGTTTAACAGAATTTATTCCAGTAAGTAGTACTGCTCACTTGAAAGTAATATCTTTTCTTTTAGGTCTCAATGATCCTGGACCCTCCTTGTCTGCAATTATTCAATTAGGAAGTGTTTTTGCTCTGATTTGGTATTTTAGGAACGATATTCTTAAATTAAAAAGTCAAACTTCTAAAAATATTTCTGATTATTTCATAAATGTAAGTTTATTTAGGTCTATATTTTTTAGCACTATCCCAATTGTTGTTCTTGGTGGGAGCATAAAATTATTTTTCCCATATTTTTTTGATAAAGTATTTCGTTCAAATTTATCAATTGCATTAGTATCTCTTTTTATGGCAATGTTTATGTATAAAGCAGATATTTCGAAAAAAGGTTCCATAAGTCTAAACAATCATAAATATTCAGATAGTTTTTTAATTGGTTGCTCCCAAGCTTTTGCTATTATTCCAGGTTTTTCAAGATCAGGTGTAACTATTTCTACAGCTCTAATATCAGGATGGAAAAGAGGGGATGCTGCAAAATTTTCTTTTCTTTTGGGTATACCATCTATATCTCTTGCCGCGATCGTCGAGTTTATTTCTTCGTTCAATCAATTATCTTCATTTACTTTTATTCCTCTAATTTTTGGTCTTTTTTCAACATTTTTTTCTTCTTTATTTGCTATCGATTTCCTATTAAAATATTTATCTTCTAATGGTTTAAAAATATTTATTATTTACAGGGTTGTATTTGCTGTTGTAATCCTTTTAAATTTGTGA
- a CDS encoding DUF1830 domain-containing protein — MVEFSYKNEGSRMVVLRCIGPSNFFLERVLFPTDILTFMAPNDSRVEIWGNELYGPKLEERIRVSSENEDSTLVA, encoded by the coding sequence ATGGTTGAGTTTTCTTACAAAAACGAAGGGAGTAGAATGGTCGTCTTGAGGTGTATTGGTCCATCAAACTTTTTTCTGGAGAGGGTTTTATTCCCAACTGATATTCTTACTTTTATGGCTCCAAACGATTCGAGAGTTGAAATATGGGGAAATGAACTTTACGGTCCTAAGTTGGAAGAGAGAATAAGAGTTTCATCAGAGAATGAAGATTCAACTTTAGTGGCCTAA
- a CDS encoding ABC transporter ATP-binding protein: protein MKNLKLKVISKYLKPYKKEFLLGALALLIVNILSVVIPLQVKNIIDQLQNNFSSEFVISKSLFLIFLATCMGLIRLFSRQIVFGIGRKVEVNLRQKLFDHLLVQDPEWIQKKGSGDIISRATSDVENIRRLLGFTVLSLCNIVLAYSFTIPSMFSINKTLTISTLMIFPFILGIVSLFGGRMVKQRKVQQESLSKLSDLIQEDLSGISAIKIYAQENAEKKEFSLYNNAYRNAAIKLARTASTLFPLLQGISSISLLILLGLGTYQLESGFISIGGLVALILFVERLVFPTALLGFTINTFQLGQVSLDRVEEIFQNKPNIKDGSNSRFLKKKVEGLLEARNLTIKYPGSIFNSLENLNFKIFPGELIAIVGPVGCGKTTLAKSLGRTIEIPGGQLFLDEIDIKNIKLEDLRKNIAIVPQEAFLFTSTISENLRFGKPKASRELIKESAVKAGLIDDINNFPQKFKTIVGERGITLSGGQRQRTALGRALLVNSPVVILDDALASVDNKTAARIIDEMRKRSKKTILMISHQLSVAATCDRVLVMDKGEIVQEGHHQDLVKENGLYKKLWDRELATNIIKS, encoded by the coding sequence ATGAAAAATTTAAAGTTAAAAGTTATATCTAAATACCTAAAACCATACAAAAAAGAATTTTTATTGGGAGCTTTAGCCCTTTTAATAGTAAATATATTGAGCGTTGTAATACCACTTCAAGTAAAAAATATAATTGATCAATTACAAAATAATTTCTCTTCAGAATTTGTTATTTCTAAATCATTATTTTTAATATTTTTAGCAACTTGTATGGGATTAATTAGACTATTTTCAAGACAAATTGTCTTTGGTATAGGTAGAAAGGTTGAAGTGAATCTTCGTCAAAAATTATTCGATCATTTACTAGTTCAAGACCCAGAATGGATCCAAAAAAAAGGAAGCGGAGATATTATTAGTAGAGCTACAAGTGATGTCGAGAACATAAGGCGGCTTTTAGGTTTTACTGTTTTAAGTTTATGCAACATTGTCTTGGCTTATTCTTTTACAATTCCGTCAATGTTTTCAATAAATAAAACATTAACTATATCTACGTTAATGATCTTTCCATTTATTCTTGGAATTGTGAGCTTATTCGGAGGAAGAATGGTTAAACAAAGAAAAGTTCAACAAGAATCATTATCCAAACTTAGTGATTTAATTCAAGAAGATCTTTCAGGCATAAGTGCAATAAAAATTTATGCACAAGAAAATGCAGAAAAAAAAGAATTTAGTTTATATAATAATGCTTATCGAAATGCAGCGATAAAACTTGCAAGAACTGCGAGTACACTATTCCCATTGTTACAAGGTATTTCATCAATATCATTATTAATTTTACTAGGATTGGGTACATATCAATTGGAGAGTGGATTTATTTCAATAGGTGGTTTAGTAGCTTTAATCCTTTTTGTAGAAAGGCTCGTTTTCCCAACAGCTCTTTTAGGTTTCACAATAAACACTTTTCAACTCGGTCAGGTAAGTTTAGATCGGGTAGAAGAAATATTTCAGAATAAACCAAATATTAAAGATGGTTCAAACAGTAGATTCTTAAAGAAAAAAGTAGAAGGGTTATTAGAGGCAAGAAACTTAACCATAAAATATCCCGGATCGATATTTAATTCACTAGAAAATCTCAATTTTAAAATTTTTCCTGGAGAACTAATTGCGATAGTTGGCCCTGTAGGTTGTGGCAAAACCACATTAGCGAAGTCTCTTGGAAGAACTATTGAAATTCCAGGGGGTCAATTATTTTTAGATGAAATTGATATAAAAAATATTAAATTAGAAGATCTTAGAAAAAATATTGCAATAGTTCCACAAGAAGCATTTTTATTTACTTCTACAATCTCAGAAAACCTTCGTTTTGGGAAACCTAAAGCTTCTAGGGAATTAATTAAAGAAAGTGCTGTAAAGGCTGGTTTAATCGATGATATAAATAATTTTCCTCAAAAGTTTAAAACAATTGTTGGTGAAAGAGGTATCACACTTAGCGGTGGACAGAGACAAAGAACAGCACTTGGAAGAGCATTACTTGTAAATTCACCCGTCGTTATTCTTGATGACGCATTAGCAAGCGTAGACAATAAAACAGCAGCAAGAATAATTGATGAAATGCGAAAAAGAAGTAAAAAAACTATTTTGATGATTAGTCATCAATTATCTGTGGCTGCAACTTGCGACAGGGTTTTAGTTATGGATAAAGGAGAAATAGTTCAAGAAGGTCATCATCAAGATTTAGTAAAGGAGAATGGTCTATATAAAAAACTATGGGATAGAGAGCTAGCCACTAATATTATTAAAAGCTAG
- the yedP gene encoding mannosyl-3-phosphoglycerate phosphatase-related protein YedP, with product MIEDSSLWVVSDVDGTLMDHSYDLTPAKETIKKLQKLSIPVILCTSKTASEVKVIREELNLTDPYIVENGAAIYGESLEKVNGEIILGKKYKYLEEILNFISKEIDYELIPLNNLTDQEATQLTGLKGNSLNLMRDRHWSMPFLNPPTFLEEKINICSKKFQVDIFKGNRMSHLLSKNSNKGKAINALKKYSNIQNIQIIGLGDSPNDLPLLLNSDIKIVIPGKDGPNLNLINQLKDFEFTLASEPNGYGWKNEINKLINNLDK from the coding sequence ATGATTGAAGATTCTTCTCTTTGGGTCGTGAGTGATGTTGATGGAACTTTAATGGATCATTCGTATGACTTAACACCTGCTAAAGAAACTATAAAAAAATTACAAAAATTATCCATACCTGTAATTCTTTGTACAAGTAAGACAGCATCAGAAGTAAAAGTTATTAGAGAGGAGCTTAATTTAACTGATCCTTATATTGTTGAAAATGGTGCAGCAATATATGGTGAATCTCTCGAAAAGGTTAATGGGGAAATTATTCTAGGAAAAAAATACAAATATCTTGAGGAAATCTTAAATTTTATTTCTAAAGAAATTGACTATGAACTTATTCCTCTTAATAATCTCACTGATCAAGAAGCAACTCAGCTTACAGGCTTAAAAGGTAATTCCTTGAACTTAATGCGCGATAGACATTGGAGTATGCCTTTTTTAAATCCACCAACTTTTTTAGAAGAGAAAATTAATATCTGCAGTAAAAAGTTTCAAGTAGATATTTTTAAGGGAAATAGAATGAGTCACCTATTATCTAAAAATTCTAATAAAGGAAAAGCAATAAATGCTCTTAAAAAATATTCAAACATTCAAAATATTCAAATTATAGGTTTAGGTGATTCTCCAAATGATTTGCCTCTACTTTTAAACTCAGATATTAAAATCGTGATACCAGGAAAAGATGGACCTAATTTAAATTTAATAAATCAATTAAAAGATTTTGAATTTACTTTAGCGTCTGAACCAAACGGATATGGTTGGAAAAATGAAATTAATAAATTAATAAATAACTTAGATAAATAA